A part of Campylobacter concisus genomic DNA contains:
- a CDS encoding ATP-dependent helicase, protein MEKLLSNLNEAQREAATHIDGPMLILAGAGSGKTKTITTRLAYLIGEVGIDAANTLTLTFTNKAANEMRSRAMAMLSQSGKNYSPLLCTFHKFGLLFLKLYIEKLGRKNNFVIIDTDDKKRIIKSFESPVATAILSSEISNYKNSLLSVEEVYKNANFSSFDKSKDNFYKQAAQIYEKYEDYLKTNNLVDFDDLLGLTYKILDENEELAREISNRYKYIMVDEYQDTNDLQYKLLKKLCLCHENICVVGDDDQSIYGWRGAKIDNILNFKDQFKDVKIIRLEKNYRSSEAILKAANELIDHNRNRLGKKLVGTKGEGEAVNLIESFDENVEAGKIAKNIKELLSKGVQAKDIAILYRINALSRSLEDGLNKEQIAYKMVGGVKFYERAEIKDIISYLRLINNPNDDFSIRRIINRPKRGLGKVSFDKLEKIAFEGKISIYEAISNISDNDEAFSKKVKSALVEFANNLKELQESSSVFDLIDKFEAKFGVKKYYESLPDGAERAANIDEFYAVLKDQIKQNPSFDLEEFLNEITLTSEQDGISDEAISIMSVHASKGLEFEHLFVIGLEEGFFPLIGDGSDIEEERRLAYVAITRAKKTLSLSFANSRFYKGQRTRLNKSRFLSESGITHGSLVIEQSNEFKKGDLVKHKIFGIGRVSAVSKIKKEFKLTINFGGNVREIMSSFVEKAV, encoded by the coding sequence ATGGAAAAATTACTATCAAATTTAAACGAAGCCCAGCGTGAAGCAGCTACTCATATAGATGGTCCGATGCTCATACTTGCAGGAGCTGGCAGCGGCAAGACAAAGACCATCACAACTAGGCTTGCCTACCTCATCGGTGAGGTCGGTATAGACGCGGCAAATACACTAACTCTTACTTTTACAAACAAAGCCGCCAACGAGATGCGTAGCAGAGCCATGGCGATGCTAAGCCAAAGCGGCAAAAACTACTCGCCGCTTCTTTGCACATTTCACAAATTTGGACTTTTGTTTTTAAAGCTCTACATAGAAAAGCTTGGCAGAAAAAATAACTTCGTCATAATCGACACAGACGATAAAAAACGCATCATCAAAAGCTTTGAAAGTCCGGTCGCAACCGCGATTTTGTCAAGCGAAATTTCAAACTACAAAAACTCACTTTTAAGCGTCGAAGAGGTCTACAAAAACGCAAATTTCTCGTCTTTCGATAAAAGCAAGGATAATTTTTACAAACAAGCTGCTCAAATTTATGAAAAATATGAAGATTATCTCAAAACAAATAATCTTGTTGATTTTGACGATCTGCTGGGGCTTACATATAAAATTTTAGACGAAAACGAAGAGCTAGCAAGAGAAATTTCAAACCGATACAAATACATAATGGTCGATGAGTATCAAGACACAAACGACCTTCAGTATAAACTGCTAAAAAAGCTCTGTCTATGCCACGAAAACATTTGCGTGGTGGGCGATGATGATCAAAGTATCTACGGCTGGCGTGGTGCGAAAATAGATAATATCTTAAATTTTAAAGATCAGTTTAAAGATGTAAAGATCATTAGACTTGAGAAAAACTACCGCTCGAGCGAGGCGATACTAAAGGCTGCAAACGAGTTAATAGATCATAACCGCAACCGCCTTGGCAAGAAGCTTGTGGGCACAAAAGGCGAAGGCGAAGCCGTAAATTTGATAGAGAGCTTTGATGAGAACGTTGAAGCTGGCAAGATCGCAAAGAACATAAAAGAGCTTTTAAGCAAAGGCGTGCAAGCAAAAGATATCGCTATCTTATACCGCATAAATGCGCTCTCTCGCTCGCTTGAAGATGGGCTAAACAAAGAGCAAATCGCTTATAAAATGGTCGGCGGTGTAAAATTTTATGAAAGAGCCGAGATTAAAGATATCATAAGCTACTTAAGGCTGATAAATAATCCAAACGATGATTTTTCAATAAGACGCATCATAAATCGCCCAAAGCGAGGACTAGGCAAAGTGAGCTTTGATAAGCTTGAAAAAATAGCGTTTGAAGGCAAAATTTCCATTTACGAGGCGATCTCAAACATCTCTGATAACGATGAAGCCTTTAGCAAAAAGGTAAAATCTGCACTTGTTGAGTTTGCAAACAATCTAAAAGAGCTTCAAGAAAGTAGCTCGGTTTTTGACCTGATAGATAAATTTGAAGCTAAATTTGGCGTGAAAAAATACTACGAGAGCTTGCCAGATGGTGCTGAAAGAGCGGCGAACATCGATGAGTTTTACGCTGTTTTAAAAGATCAGATCAAGCAAAATCCAAGCTTTGATCTGGAGGAATTTCTAAACGAGATCACGCTAACAAGCGAGCAAGACGGCATTAGCGATGAGGCTATAAGTATCATGAGTGTACATGCAAGTAAGGGACTTGAGTTTGAGCACCTTTTTGTGATCGGCCTTGAAGAGGGATTTTTCCCACTAATTGGCGATGGAAGCGATATCGAAGAGGAGCGCAGACTTGCTTATGTGGCGATAACAAGAGCCAAAAAAACACTTAGTCTAAGCTTTGCAAATTCGCGCTTTTACAAAGGTCAGCGCACGAGGCTAAATAAGAGTAGATTTTTAAGTGAGAGCGGTATCACGCATGGCTCGCTAGTCATCGAACAGAGTAATGAATTTAAAAAAGGTGACCTTGTTAAACATAAAATTTTTGGTATCGGCAGAGTGAGCGCGGTTAGCAAGATCAAAAAAGAGTTTAAGCTGACTATAAATTTTGGTGGCAATGTAAGAGAGATAATGTCAAGCTTCGTGGAAAAGGCCGTATGA
- the metK gene encoding methionine adenosyltransferase — MYLFTSEVVSPGHPDKCADIIADSIVDTILTQDPNGRVASEVFVAGKNIVIGGEINSKVKLSYKDYEKIVKDALAHIGYDGKSNFTKEQCLHPDDIEVKVCINQQSPDINQGVDQSSGEIGAGDQGIMFGFASCEAKEFMPAAITYARMLCDKVYKFAKANPDKLGVDIKTQVTIDYGSKDNFENCKPQSIHTIVVSAPCVESMKIEELRALIQNLIDETGLPKELYNKEKTIIYINPTGRYVNHSSLHDSGLTGRKLIVDSFGGYSPIGGGAQSSKDYTKVDRSGLYAARWIAKNIVAAGLAKKCIVQISYAIGVAKPTSVSVDTMGTHANGINDDMLSNFVSEHFALTPRWITNKFGLDKPSKDTFLYAKVAAKGQVGNAKYPWEKLDAVDTFKALLKK; from the coding sequence ATGTATCTATTTACCTCTGAAGTTGTAAGTCCGGGCCATCCAGATAAATGTGCTGATATCATCGCTGATAGCATAGTGGATACTATTTTAACGCAAGATCCAAATGGACGCGTCGCTAGCGAAGTTTTTGTGGCTGGAAAAAATATAGTAATAGGTGGAGAGATAAACTCAAAGGTAAAACTCTCTTATAAAGACTACGAAAAGATTGTAAAAGACGCTCTTGCGCATATTGGATATGATGGAAAGAGCAATTTCACAAAAGAGCAGTGCTTGCACCCAGATGATATTGAGGTTAAAGTTTGCATAAATCAACAAAGTCCAGATATAAATCAAGGCGTTGATCAAAGTAGTGGTGAGATCGGAGCAGGCGATCAAGGTATTATGTTTGGTTTTGCAAGCTGCGAAGCAAAAGAATTTATGCCAGCAGCTATAACTTACGCAAGAATGCTTTGCGATAAAGTATATAAATTTGCCAAAGCAAACCCTGATAAGCTTGGTGTTGATATAAAAACACAAGTTACGATTGACTATGGTAGCAAAGACAACTTTGAAAACTGCAAACCTCAAAGCATCCACACTATCGTTGTCTCTGCCCCTTGCGTGGAGAGCATGAAGATAGAAGAGCTTCGCGCACTAATTCAAAATTTAATAGACGAAACTGGTCTTCCAAAAGAGCTATATAATAAAGAAAAAACGATCATCTATATAAACCCAACAGGCAGATATGTAAATCACAGCTCACTTCACGATAGCGGCCTAACAGGTAGAAAACTAATCGTTGATAGCTTTGGTGGATATAGTCCAATAGGCGGCGGTGCTCAGTCAAGTAAGGACTACACAAAGGTTGATCGCAGCGGACTTTACGCAGCGCGCTGGATAGCTAAAAACATAGTCGCAGCTGGCCTTGCAAAAAAATGTATCGTCCAGATAAGCTACGCGATCGGTGTTGCAAAGCCAACTTCAGTTAGTGTTGATACCATGGGAACTCATGCAAATGGCATAAATGACGATATGCTTTCAAATTTTGTAAGCGAGCATTTCGCTCTAACGCCTCGCTGGATAACAAATAAATTTGGTCTTGATAAGCCAAGTAAAGATACGTTTTTATATGCAAAAGTAGCTGCAAAAGGTCAAGTAGGAAATGCAAAATACCCTTGGGAAAAGCTTGATGCAGTCGATACTTTCAAGGCTTTACTAAAAAAATAA
- the secD gene encoding protein translocase subunit SecD, translating to MRNARVTYRLIILILALIFGFGFSVPSFFQTQSGAKISLGLDLQGGLHMLLGVETSEAIHSKIKSIAGSINYYAKKEDVLIDKFKIKEENIDFTLLDGDEAPKVDKALAEIKGLDIKKDGLNYSISLTEQERTDTIEYAISQAVETIRNRLDQFGLAEPTVARQGKDNILVELPGIKTEEDEQRARDLIAKAAHLQLMAVDDKRQDQANTMSEAEAESYGDVIFKDAKNDRVKYVVKNIPVLDGSMLTDAKVAFSQQNNLPIINFTLNSEGARIFGDFTGANVGKRLAIVLDGKVYSAPVINERIGGGSGQISGGFTLDEAHDVAIALRSGALLAPVKMLEKRSVGPSLGQESINQSMVALAAGSILVVLFMLVYYGISGIFANIALVADVVILVAVMALFGATLTLPGMAGIVLTIGMAVDANVIINERIRELLREGVAIRTAVQKGYEHAMSAIIDSNLTTIITVAVLYAYGTGPVKGFAVTMAIGIMASMLTAILGTHGMFDAAMDKIEKSRNTRLWFGYKRS from the coding sequence ATGCGTAACGCAAGAGTCACATATAGGCTAATTATCTTAATATTAGCCTTGATTTTTGGTTTTGGCTTTTCGGTACCATCTTTTTTTCAAACACAAAGCGGAGCTAAAATTTCACTTGGCCTTGATCTTCAAGGCGGCCTTCATATGCTGCTTGGTGTTGAAACGAGCGAAGCTATTCACTCAAAAATAAAATCAATAGCCGGAAGTATAAATTATTATGCTAAAAAAGAAGATGTGTTAATTGATAAATTTAAGATTAAAGAAGAGAACATTGACTTTACTCTCCTTGATGGCGACGAAGCTCCAAAAGTAGATAAAGCACTAGCTGAGATAAAGGGGCTTGATATCAAAAAAGATGGTTTAAATTACAGCATATCTTTAACCGAGCAAGAAAGAACGGATACGATCGAGTATGCGATCTCGCAAGCTGTTGAAACTATTAGAAACAGACTCGATCAGTTTGGTCTAGCTGAGCCAACTGTTGCCAGACAAGGCAAAGACAATATCCTAGTTGAGCTTCCTGGCATAAAGACTGAAGAGGATGAACAAAGAGCAAGAGATCTTATCGCAAAGGCTGCTCACTTGCAGCTTATGGCAGTTGATGATAAAAGACAAGATCAGGCTAATACAATGAGTGAGGCTGAAGCTGAAAGCTACGGCGATGTGATCTTTAAAGATGCTAAAAATGACCGTGTAAAATATGTCGTTAAAAATATCCCAGTGCTTGATGGCTCGATGCTAACTGATGCAAAGGTTGCATTTTCTCAGCAAAATAACCTACCGATCATAAATTTCACTCTTAACTCAGAAGGCGCTAGAATTTTTGGTGATTTTACCGGTGCAAATGTTGGCAAAAGGCTTGCTATTGTGCTTGATGGGAAGGTTTATTCAGCTCCTGTTATAAATGAAAGAATAGGTGGCGGTAGTGGTCAGATAAGTGGTGGCTTTACCCTTGATGAGGCTCACGATGTAGCGATCGCCCTTAGAAGTGGCGCGCTTTTAGCCCCTGTTAAGATGCTGGAAAAAAGAAGCGTTGGCCCATCTTTGGGACAAGAGAGTATCAACCAAAGTATGGTAGCACTTGCTGCTGGATCTATCTTAGTCGTGTTATTTATGCTAGTTTATTATGGAATTTCTGGAATTTTTGCAAATATCGCACTAGTTGCAGACGTCGTTATATTAGTAGCTGTTATGGCACTTTTTGGAGCAACGCTTACACTTCCTGGTATGGCTGGTATCGTGCTAACGATCGGTATGGCTGTTGATGCAAATGTCATCATAAATGAACGTATACGTGAGCTTTTGCGTGAGGGTGTGGCGATAAGAACAGCTGTGCAAAAGGGTTATGAGCATGCTATGAGCGCGATTATTGACTCAAACTTAACTACTATCATTACAGTTGCGGTGCTTTACGCTTATGGCACTGGCCCAGTTAAAGGCTTTGCAGTAACAATGGCAATAGGTATCATGGCTTCTATGCTAACAGCTATACTTGGTACTCATGGCATGTTTGACGCTGCTATGGACAAGATAGAAAAAAGTAGAAATACCAGACTTTGGTTTGGTTATAAAAGGAGCTAA
- a CDS encoding M3 family oligoendopeptidase encodes MQIWDLKALFANEKECEQNALNLQKECEKFKDKYLENYENLKTDEFLKAFSEYESLIAKISKVITYAFLNFAKDTSKGAFYAKIDEIATKANENLIFFEIKFNELSPKKQEEIIKSSKKYGYYLSNLTKAKPHQLSVAEERVLLRTASTGAEGFSRLFDESMSKMRFKFKGELLNEEEILAKLHDNDQSVRKLAAKSLSNELRKHQHLLGYIYNMIKTDLKTSCELRNFKLPEEPRHLENQISKKSVDSLIAVTEKNFDLVAKFYERKREILGLKKLYDYDRYAPLSSEGEYKFDECKKIVLKAFGAFSPKFGEIAKSAFSDGWIDVYPAPNKRGGAFSHSGSSDTHPYVLLNHTNQRRDLFTLAHELGHAVHQKLSYNVSYLNSDTPLTTAETASVFCEMLVFDHVKDGLSKKEKISLLAGKIEDVFATLYRQINFTTFERAVHAHEGEISLDELNKIWLREGKKMFGKSITLNDYYKIWWSYIPHFIHTPFYCYAYSYAQLLVLALLGLYKSGKCKNFVEIYTDFLSLGGSLSPKELVAKFGFDIDDKNFWQIGINEVKKLVDEFLEISKD; translated from the coding sequence ATGCAAATTTGGGATCTAAAAGCACTTTTTGCAAACGAAAAAGAGTGCGAGCAAAACGCACTAAATTTACAAAAAGAGTGCGAGAAATTTAAAGATAAATACCTAGAAAATTATGAGAATTTAAAAACAGACGAGTTTTTAAAGGCATTTAGTGAATATGAAAGTTTGATAGCTAAAATTTCAAAAGTAATAACCTATGCTTTTTTAAATTTTGCCAAAGATACAAGCAAGGGAGCGTTTTATGCAAAGATCGATGAGATAGCGACAAAAGCAAATGAAAATTTGATATTTTTCGAGATCAAATTTAATGAGCTTAGCCCTAAAAAACAAGAAGAGATCATCAAAAGCTCCAAAAAATATGGCTACTATCTAAGCAACCTCACCAAAGCAAAACCGCACCAACTAAGCGTTGCCGAAGAAAGAGTTTTGCTTCGCACCGCAAGCACTGGAGCTGAGGGCTTTTCAAGGCTTTTTGATGAGAGCATGAGCAAAATGAGGTTTAAATTTAAAGGCGAGCTTTTAAACGAAGAGGAAATTTTAGCAAAGCTTCATGACAACGACCAAAGCGTGCGAAAACTAGCCGCCAAAAGCCTCTCAAACGAGCTTAGAAAGCACCAGCACCTTCTTGGCTACATATATAATATGATAAAAACTGATCTAAAAACAAGCTGCGAGCTTAGAAATTTCAAGCTTCCTGAAGAGCCAAGACACCTTGAAAATCAAATCAGTAAAAAAAGCGTTGACTCACTCATCGCCGTAACTGAGAAAAATTTTGATCTAGTTGCTAAATTTTACGAGCGCAAAAGAGAAATTTTAGGCCTTAAAAAGCTTTATGATTACGACAGGTACGCACCTCTTAGTAGTGAGGGGGAGTATAAATTTGATGAGTGCAAAAAGATAGTTTTAAAGGCGTTTGGGGCATTTTCGCCTAAATTTGGCGAGATAGCAAAAAGTGCCTTTAGTGACGGCTGGATCGATGTTTATCCGGCGCCAAACAAGCGAGGTGGCGCGTTTTCTCACTCAGGATCAAGCGACACTCACCCTTATGTTTTGCTAAATCACACCAACCAACGAAGAGACCTTTTTACGCTAGCTCACGAGCTTGGCCACGCCGTGCATCAAAAACTCTCTTATAATGTAAGCTACCTAAACTCAGACACTCCGCTAACCACGGCTGAGACGGCTTCAGTCTTTTGCGAGATGCTAGTTTTTGACCACGTAAAAGATGGCCTTAGCAAAAAGGAGAAAATTTCACTGCTCGCTGGCAAGATCGAGGATGTATTTGCCACGCTTTACCGCCAGATAAATTTCACCACCTTTGAAAGGGCCGTGCACGCACATGAGGGCGAGATCAGCCTAGATGAGCTAAATAAAATTTGGCTAAGAGAGGGCAAAAAGATGTTTGGCAAAAGCATCACACTAAATGACTACTACAAAATTTGGTGGAGCTACATCCCGCACTTCATCCACACGCCATTTTACTGCTACGCCTACTCTTACGCGCAGCTTCTTGTGCTTGCGCTTTTGGGGCTTTATAAAAGTGGCAAATGCAAAAATTTTGTTGAAATTTACACCGATTTTTTGAGCCTTGGCGGCAGCCTTAGTCCAAAGGAGCTTGTGGCTAAATTTGGCTTTGATATCGATGATAAAAATTTCTGGCAGATCGGTATAAACGAGGTTAAAAAGCTAGTAGATGAGTTTTTAGAAATTTCAAAGGATTAA
- the yajC gene encoding preprotein translocase subunit YajC, translating into MQNADFLTSLLPLVVLFAIFYFLVIRPQQKQQKAHAAMLAALDKGDKIITNGGLICEVIKAENDFIKVKLNDDVIVRIAREFVAKKIEDK; encoded by the coding sequence ATGCAAAACGCTGATTTTTTAACATCATTACTACCTCTTGTTGTGCTTTTCGCCATATTTTACTTTTTGGTTATTAGACCTCAACAAAAACAACAAAAAGCCCATGCAGCAATGCTCGCAGCTCTTGATAAAGGTGATAAGATAATAACTAATGGCGGACTTATCTGCGAAGTGATTAAAGCCGAAAATGATTTTATCAAAGTTAAACTTAACGATGATGTAATCGTTCGCATAGCACGCGAGTTTGTAGCTAAAAAGATCGAAGATAAATAA
- a CDS encoding apolipoprotein N-acyltransferase — MLKNQRFAWISLFVRFLNGHFSTKIIIKAFVGAFLLSNFIFLAMAENQILNFISPFLTLAGIYIIINLSRAGFFAAGFFTGILWFYWIGFSFIYYELVWLIPFVILFVALVYGLLFWIASFPSFVALRAVLLFLISYVHPFGFNWFNLEATLVLGVFEPNTRGLIFIFLAAISLSLKGKFLKFGLAFICLIAALQFKSDEAKTLPFDVELINTDVAQRVRWDKSLRMKFTNENLDLINNAIAEQKRLIVLPESAFPLFMTNEPLLADELKELSKKITIVAGALAYENKQIYNSAFLFQDGNLRRMDKKFLVPFGEEIPLPKFMQDAVNKIFFGGASDFKKAENFSDYEIDGVKIRNAICYEATREELYKGEFDVVVAITNNGWFVPSSEPVLQRLLIKHLATKYNKVVYHSVNGSKSEIIKPKKVFWDEF; from the coding sequence ATGTTAAAAAATCAGCGTTTTGCATGGATTTCCTTATTTGTAAGATTTTTAAATGGGCATTTTAGCACTAAAATTATAATAAAAGCCTTTGTCGGTGCTTTTTTACTTTCTAATTTCATTTTTTTAGCTATGGCTGAAAATCAAATTTTAAATTTCATCTCACCTTTTCTCACGCTAGCTGGAATTTACATCATCATAAATTTAAGCAGAGCTGGCTTTTTCGCAGCTGGATTTTTCACTGGGATTTTGTGGTTTTACTGGATTGGCTTTAGTTTTATCTACTACGAGCTTGTCTGGCTTATCCCATTTGTCATCCTCTTTGTAGCCCTTGTTTATGGACTTTTGTTTTGGATAGCCTCTTTTCCAAGCTTTGTGGCACTAAGAGCCGTTTTGCTATTTTTAATAAGCTACGTGCATCCATTTGGCTTTAACTGGTTTAACCTTGAAGCCACGCTTGTTTTAGGCGTTTTTGAGCCAAATACTAGAGGGCTTATATTTATATTTTTAGCAGCCATTTCTTTGAGTTTAAAAGGTAAATTTTTAAAATTTGGCCTAGCTTTTATCTGTCTGATTGCTGCTTTGCAGTTTAAAAGTGACGAGGCAAAAACTCTGCCATTTGACGTGGAGCTAATAAACACCGATGTCGCTCAAAGGGTGCGCTGGGATAAAAGCTTACGCATGAAATTTACAAATGAAAATTTAGACTTGATAAATAACGCCATAGCCGAGCAAAAACGCCTTATCGTACTACCAGAGAGTGCGTTTCCATTATTTATGACAAATGAGCCGCTACTTGCCGATGAGCTAAAGGAGCTTTCAAAAAAGATAACCATCGTAGCTGGCGCGCTTGCTTATGAAAATAAGCAAATTTATAACTCTGCCTTTTTATTTCAAGATGGCAATCTTAGACGAATGGATAAGAAATTTTTAGTACCATTTGGCGAAGAAATTCCTTTGCCAAAATTTATGCAAGATGCAGTAAATAAGATATTTTTTGGCGGAGCTAGCGACTTTAAAAAGGCTGAAAATTTTAGTGACTATGAGATAGATGGAGTTAAAATCAGAAACGCCATCTGCTATGAAGCGACAAGAGAGGAGCTTTATAAGGGCGAATTTGACGTGGTTGTAGCTATCACAAACAACGGCTGGTTTGTACCAAGTAGCGAACCTGTGCTTCAAAGGCTACTAATAAAACACCTTGCTACAAAATACAATAAAGTCGTCTATCACAGCGTAAATGGCTCAAAAAGTGAGATCATAAAGCCTAAAAAAGTATTTTGGGATGAGTTCTAA
- the sstT gene encoding serine/threonine transporter SstT: MNMLKNIARRYADGNLIVQILVGIILGALVGFYTHYEATPYNKISAKIQTIQNESGLSVDEVIKTRLSQDEAKQLNEAKEKASSADSIAASASVLGDLFKGALKAIAPILVFVLVATSIILRDFGHTKGMQKIITLYLIGTFLAAVVAVIASFLFPVELSLKGLASADMSAPQGITNVLKDLIYKMVENPINALANGNYIGIITWAVGSGIALRNSTAETKKVFKDISDGVTHIVKFIIRLAPFGIFGMVAISIHETGFEVLAGYLKLILVLVGAMLVVAFIIYPAMVFILTRKNPYPLVMICLKESAISAFFTRSSAANIPVNMALCKKLGLKEELYSISIPLGATINMGGAAVTISILALTAVNSIPSITVTFGDALLLCFISALGACGASGVAGGSLLLVPLACGLFGIGNDIAMQFVTVGFTIGVIQDSVETALNSSSDVLFTAVASETSN; the protein is encoded by the coding sequence ATGAATATGCTTAAAAACATAGCAAGAAGATACGCCGATGGAAATTTGATAGTTCAAATTTTAGTTGGTATCATTCTAGGTGCCCTAGTTGGCTTTTACACACACTACGAAGCTACTCCTTATAACAAGATCTCAGCTAAAATTCAAACTATTCAAAACGAAAGTGGTTTGAGCGTAGATGAAGTTATAAAAACTCGCCTTAGTCAAGATGAAGCCAAGCAGCTAAATGAAGCCAAAGAAAAAGCTAGTTCAGCCGATTCTATCGCAGCTTCAGCTTCAGTTTTAGGCGATTTATTTAAAGGCGCTTTAAAAGCTATCGCACCAATTCTTGTCTTTGTTCTAGTAGCGACATCCATCATTTTAAGAGATTTTGGTCATACAAAAGGTATGCAAAAGATCATTACACTCTATCTAATTGGTACGTTTTTAGCAGCCGTTGTTGCAGTTATTGCTAGTTTCTTATTCCCAGTGGAGCTTTCTTTAAAAGGCCTTGCAAGCGCTGATATGTCAGCACCTCAAGGAATTACCAATGTTTTAAAAGATCTCATTTATAAAATGGTCGAAAATCCAATAAACGCCCTTGCAAATGGCAACTATATAGGCATCATTACCTGGGCAGTTGGTAGTGGTATAGCACTTAGAAATTCCACAGCTGAGACCAAAAAAGTATTTAAAGACATAAGCGATGGTGTAACTCATATTGTTAAATTTATCATTAGACTAGCTCCATTTGGTATTTTTGGCATGGTAGCTATTAGCATTCATGAAACTGGATTTGAGGTACTTGCAGGATATCTAAAACTAATTTTAGTTCTTGTTGGGGCAATGCTTGTTGTCGCATTTATCATCTACCCAGCCATGGTTTTTATATTAACTAGAAAAAATCCTTATCCACTTGTCATGATCTGCCTAAAAGAGAGCGCTATTTCAGCATTTTTTACAAGAAGCTCGGCCGCAAATATCCCTGTAAATATGGCACTTTGCAAAAAGCTTGGTCTAAAAGAGGAGCTTTACTCGATCTCGATCCCACTAGGTGCCACCATAAACATGGGCGGTGCAGCAGTTACTATCAGCATCCTAGCGCTTACTGCGGTAAATTCTATCCCATCTATCACAGTTACATTTGGCGATGCGCTACTTCTTTGCTTCATCTCAGCTCTTGGTGCGTGCGGCGCATCTGGTGTGGCTGGCGGCTCACTTCTTTTAGTGCCATTAGCGTGCGGACTTTTTGGTATCGGCAACGACATCGCCATGCAGTTTGTCACAGTTGGCTTTACAATAGGCGTCATCCAAGACTCAGTTGAAACTGCGTTAAATAGCTCATCAGACGTTCTTTTTACAGCCGTAGCCTCAGAGACTTCAAACTAA
- the truB gene encoding tRNA pseudouridine(55) synthase TruB, producing MNAIFVANKPASMSSNHFLGRLKRKYGVKKAGFSGTLDPFASGCLIVAFGSYTKFFRFLDKSPKVYEATIWLGASSPSMDNENITEISNVKELNLEKLEAIRGELTGKISYIPPKFSAKHINGTRAYKLARNGEEFELKTETMEIFDSQILNYSHPFLAIRLSVSEGSYIRSYAEIFGKRLGYNVTLSSLKRISEGKFCYENEKFLNICDFLNIQNNTYFGDINDILNGKKLKINDFETQKQGIYLLNYDKFMSVIQITDDTINYTLNKVEKC from the coding sequence ATGAACGCCATCTTCGTGGCAAACAAGCCAGCTAGCATGAGTTCAAACCACTTTTTAGGGCGATTAAAGAGAAAATACGGCGTTAAAAAAGCTGGATTTTCAGGTACACTTGATCCATTTGCTAGCGGCTGTCTCATCGTTGCCTTTGGTTCATATACGAAATTTTTTAGATTTTTAGATAAAAGTCCAAAAGTCTATGAAGCTACGATCTGGCTAGGGGCAAGTAGTCCTAGCATGGATAATGAAAATATCACTGAAATTTCAAATGTAAAAGAGCTAAATTTAGAAAAACTTGAAGCCATTAGAGGCGAGCTAACTGGCAAGATAAGCTACATCCCACCAAAATTTAGCGCCAAGCACATAAATGGTACAAGAGCCTACAAGCTAGCTAGAAACGGCGAAGAATTTGAGCTAAAGACAGAAACGATGGAAATTTTTGATAGCCAAATTTTAAACTACTCGCACCCATTTTTAGCTATCCGTCTAAGCGTAAGTGAAGGAAGTTATATCCGTTCGTATGCAGAAATTTTTGGGAAAAGACTTGGTTATAATGTAACTTTAAGCTCATTAAAAAGAATAAGTGAAGGCAAATTTTGCTACGAAAATGAAAAATTTTTGAATATTTGTGATTTTTTAAACATTCAGAATAATACATACTTTGGGGACATAAACGATATTCTTAATGGTAAGAAATTAAAAATTAACGATTTTGAAACACAAAAGCAAGGAATTTATTTGCTAAATTATGATAAATTTATGAGCGTAATCCAAATCACGGATGATACTATAAATTACACTCTAAATAAGGTTGAAAAATGTTAA